ATCCACCATCCATGCCGCGCGCCTATCCGGCGTCGCGCGGCGTCGGTTTTTTTGTTTCGATCGGAATAAACAAGCGTGTCGCGCCACGCTGTATCAACAGCGCCACCGCGCCGTCGCCCTCGCCCACTTCTGCAGCGAGCTCCTGTATCGTTCCCACGGTTCTCCCGTTCACGGCAAGTATCACATCCGCAGCTTTTACGCCGGCGCGCAAGGCCGCGGCGTTCAGCCGCTGCACCAGCAAGCCACCGTCGATGCGCAACAGCACTTGTTCCTGCGGCAGCAATGGCCGGACGACCAGTCCCAGCGGCGCCTGCAGGTCAGGCCTGGCCGTTGGCGGGCGCGATGCGTCTGCGCGGTCGGGCACCACGACGAGCGTCAGCGCCGTGCGGTCGCGCCACACCGTCAATGCCACCTCTTCGCCCGGCACGGCATCGGCAATGAAGATCAATGCGTCGGCCGACTGGATCACGTCATGCTGATTGACGCGCAAGATGACGTCGCCGGATTTCACGCCGGAGCGATCCGCCGCCGCGCCCCGCTCGACGAAACCGACCAGCGCGCCAGCCGGACGCGACAAGTGAAACGACTCCGCCAGGGCCTGATTCACTTCCTGAACCGTCATGCCCAGGCGGCCCCGCGTTACGCTGCCCCTGGCTTGCAGCTGCTCCTTGATGCGCATTGCCGCGTCGATCGGAATCGCAAACGACAGTCCCTGATAGCCGCCGCTATTGCTGTAAATACGCGAATTGATGCCGATGACTTCGCCGCGCCGGTTGAACAACGGTCCGCCTGAATTGCCGGGATTGACCGGCACGTCCGTTTGCAGGAATGGCGTGTAATCGGCGCCAGGCAGAATCCGGCGCGTGGCGCTGATGATGCCGGCCGTGGCGGAATTGCTGAAACCAAAAGGAGAGCCTATCGCCAGGACCCAGTCACCGACATCCACGATGGCCGGATCGCCGATACGTACCGTCGGCAAGCCGCGCGCATCGATCTTCAGCAAGGCCACGTCGGCGACGCGATCCGTCCCTATCAGGCGCGCCTTGAATTCACGCCGGTCGGTCAACTTGACGCTGATCTGGCTGCCGCGCGCCACCACATGGGCATTGGTCAGGATATAGCCATCCTCGCTGACGATGAAGCCGGAGCCCAGACTGTCTTCCTGCACGCCATGCTGCACCGGGGCCGCACTGCCCGCGCGTTGCGGCGCCAGGTCGCGGACCACGCCGACATTGACGACTGCCGGCCCATATCTTTTGGCCAGCGCGGAAAAATCGGGGGCATTCCACAACCAGGAACGTTGCATGGAACCGCAAGCGCCGAGCGTCATGGCAAGCAGCAAAGCCAAGGCCATCGCCAGCAGCTTGCTGTATCGAAACTTCATGCCATCCGGCGCGACGTGCGGCATTGCCTTTACCTCCAGGTTTTTCCCGCGCCGGGCGCAAGCAAGCGCCATGATTCAATGGGTTTCACTGCGATGCAAGGTCAATTCCAGCATCATCGGTTGGCGCATGTCCGGCGGCGGCGCTGCAGGCAAGGCCCGGGCAGTCAACAGCGCACGCAAGTCCGCATCGGCCTGCGCCTGGCCAAGCGATGCGAACTCGACACGCTGAACCTGGCCCGATGGCGCCACCCACACCCGCACGATCAATGGCGGCGGCACGGCCTGCCCGCCTTGCATCCATGCCTGCAAGCGCGCCGCGGCATCGCTGGCAGGGTCGCTGAGCCACGCTTCAAATTGCGTTCCCGCCATCTGCGCATAGCCGATCCATTGCTGTGGAACAGGCTGCGCCGACGCGGCAGGCAGTTGCGCTGCCACTACCGTCATGCCCACACCAAGGGTGGCCAGCATTCTCAACAGGCGCTCGATGCCGCGTCGAACGATGCCGGGCAGAACGGCGTATATGGTTTTTTTCTGGTCACCTGAATGCTGCATGCTCTTCCTGGTCAAAATAATGCGTCGGTTTTCCCTGGCGGCATCCGCCAGGGACCATGCCATGCTCACGTCCCGCCGGACCGGCAGCATCGCCATGTTTCCCAGCGGGACTATGCTACAGACGGGATTTGCCGCCCGCGTATGCCGTTTGTCACGGAAATGTCACGCGTCCGCCTATTTCCTGATCTGACGCTGCTCGGCCGGCGTCAACCGCGCCAGCTGCGCAGGACTCAGATCGCCCTGTCCCAGGACCTGAAATGCGCTATTCGCATCGTAGCGGGCGCCTCCCGGCAGCGAACCATGCGATGGCGCCGCGTCAACATTGCCATTCGCTGGCAATAGCTCATTCCCAAAACCCAGCACGCGCACCGAAAAGATCGACGGCAGGTTTCGGCGGGCATCGTTGCGCTCGCGCTGCAGCACGTCCTGTGCCGCCGCCGCGGCCTGCGACGCCACCGCGCTGGCATTGCTCAAGGCGCCGACGTTCACCGAGGCAGGCGGTGGCAAGCCTTTGGCTTCCCCCTTGACCTTGATGTTGTCTGCATTGAGCACCTGCAAGGCCATGATGTTGAGGTTGCCGGCAACACGGATACCGGCATCACCGGCATTGATGACGCCTTCCGGTGCGACCAGGTCGACGTCGCCGTCGCCTACGGTACCGATACCGCTGCCGCTCATGTCCGATTTTTCGCGCACGATGGTCTGACCATCGACATCGGTGACGACCTCCGGTGCCGAGGGTACCCGCACCGTCTTCGAGCCGCGGCCGGCATCGATGCCGCCCCGGCTGGACCAAATGATCTGGTCGCTGCCGCGCAGCGCGGCTTCCGGGACGAAAGACAGAATACGCGACTGGTTGACGACGACATCGTCCTTGGCAAACACGTTGATGTGGCCGGAGCCCAGCGTCACCAGGCCGTAGCCGGCCGGCACGGCCGCTCCCAGCGATGCCACTTGCACACCGCCGCCTGGCGTGAGGACGTTGATGTCGCCACCGGACATGGTGCGTAGCATCATGTTATTGGCTGAAACATTGCCTTTCCATCCATCACCCGGGAACAAGGTGGCGATGGCCTGGTAACCACGGTTGTAGCCGCCGTTGCGCGGTACCCCGTTGACGCCGGGCTCACCTTGATCGCGGCCAGCCTCGCGCAATTCCAGCAGGAAAACCTGGCGCAGGAATTGCTGTTGCGCCAACTGGGGCAAGGACTGGAAGCGCGTCCAGGCCTCGACGGGCGCCAGGTCCTGCCCTGTCATGTCCTTCATGTAGGAAACCAGACCGCGGCGGGTGACTTTCTGCTGCCCGCCGGACCGTGTTTCGATGCTGTCGACAAGGTAGATCGGCAGCACGCCGCCATCGGCCGTTGCGGCCTTGAGATACGCCGGCATGGCGGCGACCCTGGATGGATCGAGGTAGGCGCTGGCAAAGGCGTCGTAGCCGGTAGCGCTGTGCATGCCCGCCATCAGCGTGATCGACGCGCCCTGGGATGGCAGGCCATTGATCTGCGTTTCCGCCATCGGCCGATTGTCCGCATCGGTGTAGCGCTGGTTCGCCAGGGTTTGTATTTTCAGGTTATCCGCATAGATGTCGCGCCCGGCGGACAAGGTCAGGGCGCCGGGGCCCTGCACGGCGATGCTGCCGGTATCGCTGACCTGATTGATGATCGCGGCACGCACATTCGTCATCGCGAGGATGTCGTTGCCGGCTTCCAGCAAGGTCACATCGCCCGGCCGTATATTGCGCGCATTGAGCCGCATCCCGCGGATATCCTGGCCCGCGCGTATCCAGGTCTGTTCATTCGCCGTCACGTCCAGTCCCAGGATGGAACCGGCTCCCGCGTAAATACGGCTGG
Above is a genomic segment from Janthinobacterium sp. 64 containing:
- a CDS encoding trypsin-like peptidase domain-containing protein, giving the protein MKFRYSKLLAMALALLLAMTLGACGSMQRSWLWNAPDFSALAKRYGPAVVNVGVVRDLAPQRAGSAAPVQHGVQEDSLGSGFIVSEDGYILTNAHVVARGSQISVKLTDRREFKARLIGTDRVADVALLKIDARGLPTVRIGDPAIVDVGDWVLAIGSPFGFSNSATAGIISATRRILPGADYTPFLQTDVPVNPGNSGGPLFNRRGEVIGINSRIYSNSGGYQGLSFAIPIDAAMRIKEQLQARGSVTRGRLGMTVQEVNQALAESFHLSRPAGALVGFVERGAAADRSGVKSGDVILRVNQHDVIQSADALIFIADAVPGEEVALTVWRDRTALTLVVVPDRADASRPPTARPDLQAPLGLVVRPLLPQEQVLLRIDGGLLVQRLNAAALRAGVKAADVILAVNGRTVGTIQELAAEVGEGDGAVALLIQRGATRLFIPIETKKPTPRDAG